The sequence CCAACGTCGGAGAGCGGGTCGTCTCCCAGCTTCTCACGGAACTCGACGGCCTCGAAACCCTGGAAGACGTCGTCGTCATCGCGACGACCAATCGCCCAGACCTGCTCGACGACGCCCTGCTCCGTCCCGGCCGACTCGACCACCACGTATCGGTCTCGGCCCCCGACGAAGCCGCCCGGCGCGAGATTTTCGAGATACACACCCGCGACCGACCGCTCGCCGACGACGTGGACCTCGACGAGCTGGCGTCCCGGACGGCGGAGTTCGTCGGGGCGGACGTCGACGGCGTCTGTCGCGAAGCCGCGACGATCGCGGTTCGCGAGCACGTCGAGGGCGCGCTCGGAACCGAGGCGGTCGAGGACATCGAGCTGACGATGGATCACTTCGAGGCGGCGATCGACACGGTCGCCGAGGGTGGCGTCGAAGGACGCCGGACGGAGGACGCAGCACCCGAAGTCGACTGAGGAGATTCTCAGAACGGACGGTTCCGTCACCGGATTCGACCGAAACGGTAAACCGCCGCCGCCCCGGTTGTGCAGGCATGATCGCGATCGTGGGCGGCGGTCTCGCCGGACTTGCCGCCGCCTACCGACTCCAGCGCCGGGGCGAGTCGGTGCACGTCTACGAGCGTGCGGAGACGGTCGGCGGACTCGCTGCGACCTACGAAACCGCCGGCGACCCGATCGAGAAGTACTACCACCACCTCTCGGCGACCGAGGAGACCATCGTCGACCTCATCGAGGAACTCGGCCTGGGTGATGACCTCCGCTGGCCGATCGGCGGCGACGCGTACTACGTCGACGGAGTGGTCCATCCCCTCGATACCGCCTGGGAAATCGCCGCGTATCCCCATCTGAGCCTCTACGACAAGTTCCGGCTGGGGATGCTCGTTCTCGGCGTCGACGTCCGTGGCGGGATCCCATCCCGTAGCAGCTACGAACGGCTGGAGGACTACGAGGACGTCCCCATCCGGGCGTTCGTCCTCGAACACACCACCAGGGGCGTCTACGAGCACTTCTTCGAGCCGCTACTCGATGCGAAATTCGGCTCCCGGAAGGACGACGTGAGCGCCGCCTGGCTACTGGGTCGGGTGCGGTTCCGCGGCGAACGCGATCTGCTCCGGGGTGAGCCCCTTGGGTACCTCGACGGCGGGTTCGGTCGGCTGACCGACGCGCTGGTGGACGCGATCGGCGACGAGAACGTCACGACGAACGCCAGCGTGACCGACGTCGAAACGGCGGAGGATGCAGTGACGGGGGTCGGCGTGGCGATCGACGGCGAACGACGGCGTGTCGATGCGGACGCCGTGGTCCTCGCGACGATGCCCGACGTCCTCGAGGGGCTGACGGGCTATCAGTGTGCCATCGAGTTCCAGGGCACCGTCTGCTCGGTCGTGAGCCTCTCGGAATCGCTGACCGACACCTACTGGCTCAACATCGCCGACGAGGCCCCGTTCGGCGCGCTCATCGAGCACACGAACTACGTCGACGAGTCCCACTACGGCGGCGAACACCTCCTCTACGTCCCGAAGTACGTCCAGTCGACCGACGACGAGGTCTGGCAAATGGACGACGAGGCCGTCGAGGCCCTGTGGCTCGACGGCATCGAGGCCCTCTTTCCCGACTTCGATCGGGCGTCGGTCAACTGGATACGGACGGCTCGCAACCCGAAGACCGCGCCGGTCTACGAGCGGGGATACCTCGAGACCGTCGTGCCCTACGACCTGAGCGACGCCATGGCCGACGGAGTCTACTACGCCGGCATGGGGACCAGGGCCCAGTATCCCGAGCGCAGCCTCGACGGGGCCGTCGTGGCTGGCTTCACGGTGGCAGACCGCATCAGCGGGTGACGGGGGCATCGAGAGCAGACTGCGTAGCACGTCAGTTCCGGTCTGTCAACCCATCATCGCTCGAGGGGAAAATGTGTCTGGCCCGACCCGAAAAGTGCCGACCGACGGCAGTTAGTTCCCTCGGTCAACCGCGATCACACGAGTAGTTGAACGTCCGAGTCCGACATATTTCGGAGGGCATTGGCCGCCCCCACACCCGTCGTAACCCCGTCGATGAAGTCGTCCTCATCGTAGTCCATGAGGTCCATCGTCATCTGACAGGCCTGAAACTCGACGCCCACCGACAGCGCCCGCTCGATGAGTTCGGGCACGGTGTCGGTCCCGAGGTCGTCGATGCGGCGTTTCATCATCCACGTGGTCGCAGCGTCCATCCCAGGGAGAACGGCGAGCAGATTCGGCATCGGCATCGCCGGGTTGCCCGCCGAGGACAGTTTCAGATTCTCGTGTTTCTCCTCGTGGAGCATGTCGAGCGCCCAGAAGGAGGCAAAGACCGTGACATTCCAGCCGAAGGCCCCGGCGATCGAACTCAGAATGAGCGTGGGATAGGCCATGTCGAGGGTTCCGTTGACGGCGACGATCGTCATCTTCGTGGTGTCGTCTTCGGTCTCGATCGTCACCTCGTCGACCCGCTCTTCGAGTTCTGCAATCTGGGTCTGAAGTTCTTCGACGGTCGGTTCCTCGTCGCTCACGCTCGAACACCTCCACAGCAGGAAAAACGTCCAGCGATCTCCGAGTTCGCGATCGGTGCAACCGGTTCAGTGTGTGCCTGTATCATTCCTGCAATCACCTGTGGTAAGCCGATACTGGACACGAGGTGCCGACGAGGTAAAAAGAAACGACCAGATTACTCATTCATGGGAGCGCCCACAATTCCTTGACTTCCTCCCCGCGCTGAAGCGCGAGGATTCCTCCGTGGGTAATCCAGTCAGGCGATT is a genomic window of Halanaeroarchaeum sulfurireducens containing:
- a CDS encoding NAD(P)/FAD-dependent oxidoreductase, whose translation is MIAIVGGGLAGLAAAYRLQRRGESVHVYERAETVGGLAATYETAGDPIEKYYHHLSATEETIVDLIEELGLGDDLRWPIGGDAYYVDGVVHPLDTAWEIAAYPHLSLYDKFRLGMLVLGVDVRGGIPSRSSYERLEDYEDVPIRAFVLEHTTRGVYEHFFEPLLDAKFGSRKDDVSAAWLLGRVRFRGERDLLRGEPLGYLDGGFGRLTDALVDAIGDENVTTNASVTDVETAEDAVTGVGVAIDGERRRVDADAVVLATMPDVLEGLTGYQCAIEFQGTVCSVVSLSESLTDTYWLNIADEAPFGALIEHTNYVDESHYGGEHLLYVPKYVQSTDDEVWQMDDEAVEALWLDGIEALFPDFDRASVNWIRTARNPKTAPVYERGYLETVVPYDLSDAMADGVYYAGMGTRAQYPERSLDGAVVAGFTVADRISG
- a CDS encoding DsrE/DsrF/DrsH-like family protein — translated: MSDEEPTVEELQTQIAELEERVDEVTIETEDDTTKMTIVAVNGTLDMAYPTLILSSIAGAFGWNVTVFASFWALDMLHEEKHENLKLSSAGNPAMPMPNLLAVLPGMDAATTWMMKRRIDDLGTDTVPELIERALSVGVEFQACQMTMDLMDYDEDDFIDGVTTGVGAANALRNMSDSDVQLLV